A single region of the Marinobacter salinus genome encodes:
- the msrA gene encoding peptide-methionine (S)-S-oxide reductase MsrA: MATSCDIPGLSVPRSRFPDPERDLAQAGGEARLVLAGGCFWCVEAVFLAMDGVQKVESGYAGGDADTANYEAVCTGTTGHAEAVDIHYDPSKVSFGELLKVFFSVAHDPTQLNRQGNDRGTQYRSAIFFETPDQQLVAEAYIHQLDAGGVYEAPIVTTLEPLETFYPAEAYHQNFAARNPYQPYIMAVAAPKMEKLVDRYGDRLKPEYANDDNSDNMA; this comes from the coding sequence ATGGCGACATCATGTGATATTCCCGGGCTGAGCGTGCCCCGAAGCCGTTTTCCCGATCCCGAACGGGATCTGGCGCAAGCAGGTGGCGAAGCTCGACTCGTCCTCGCTGGAGGCTGCTTCTGGTGTGTCGAAGCGGTATTCCTGGCTATGGACGGTGTCCAGAAAGTGGAATCCGGCTATGCGGGAGGTGATGCCGATACCGCGAATTACGAAGCGGTTTGTACCGGGACGACCGGCCACGCCGAAGCGGTGGATATTCACTATGACCCTTCGAAGGTCAGTTTTGGTGAATTGCTCAAGGTCTTTTTCTCGGTCGCCCACGACCCGACCCAACTGAACCGGCAAGGGAATGACCGGGGCACCCAGTACCGATCGGCGATTTTTTTCGAAACGCCGGATCAGCAACTGGTTGCCGAGGCCTATATTCATCAACTGGATGCGGGCGGTGTCTATGAGGCTCCTATCGTTACCACTCTGGAACCGCTGGAGACCTTCTATCCGGCTGAGGCGTATCACCAGAACTTTGCCGCCCGGAACCCATACCAGCCATACATCATGGCGGTCGCGGCTCCGAAAATGGAAAAGCTGGTCGATCGCTATGGGGATCGGCTGAAACCGGAATATGCGAACGACGACAACTCCGACAACATGGCCTGA
- the msrB gene encoding peptide-methionine (R)-S-oxide reductase MsrB: MSVSAAGYDLTPLTKAEIDEKAADLTPEERTVLLDHGTEHPFCGTLLDNKQAGVYHCRLCDLPLFSSDSKFDSGTGWPSFFQPFDPEHIRYLEDNSMGMMRTEIRCPRCDSHLGHVFPDGPPPSGQRYCLNSIAMVFRENG; this comes from the coding sequence ATGAGTGTTTCTGCAGCAGGTTATGACCTGACACCGCTGACGAAAGCGGAAATTGATGAGAAGGCGGCGGATCTCACGCCGGAAGAGCGTACGGTGCTGCTTGATCACGGTACCGAACACCCGTTCTGCGGAACGCTGCTGGACAATAAGCAGGCCGGTGTATACCACTGTCGTCTGTGTGATTTGCCGTTATTCAGTTCGGACTCGAAGTTTGATTCCGGCACCGGATGGCCCAGCTTCTTTCAGCCGTTTGACCCGGAGCACATCCGCTACCTGGAAGATAACAGTATGGGCATGATGCGCACCGAGATCCGTTGCCCTCGCTGCGACAGCCACCTGGGACATGTGTTCCCCGACGGTCCGCCACCGAGTGGTCAGCGCTACTGCCTGAACTCCATCGCAATGGTTTTCCGGGAAAACGGCTGA
- a CDS encoding ATP-grasp domain-containing protein: MSEHKYNPDKGYVALLGWSLNAVEAADKFDRRYVVVAPDWAEAYCKEHDIPYVPWNFERLNDRSVEIAQTLKDMGVDVAIPLFEETVEWAGAINSVLMDKPRLFGQAMLLRDKALMKRRAQLGGIRVGIFEEAHDKGDVIRFLKRVNQTLLKLDGDPNDPIHLKAFDKAGCLGHRVIRTPDEVDTIPEEEFPVLMESHLDGWEFAVEAWIHNGKIAFLNISEYVTLGYSVFVPATPDLEKYRDQIRGEIEKLIKTFDIEFGFIHPEYFVTSDRTMYFGEVAYRPPGFKVFELLERAYGFNAYQGMIMTFDPKTTEEEVKAFFPKEVVDAKGYAGCFGVYPRRRVVSKLEIPEETENHEYFESHELTPPLEETVTKRTAFGTHWGLVYFFGEDPYVMRDLLKHQEELDFYV, encoded by the coding sequence ATGAGCGAGCATAAGTACAATCCGGACAAGGGGTACGTTGCACTCCTTGGTTGGAGTCTCAACGCCGTCGAAGCCGCAGACAAGTTCGACCGACGTTATGTCGTTGTCGCTCCGGACTGGGCCGAAGCTTACTGCAAAGAGCACGACATCCCCTACGTACCGTGGAACTTCGAGCGCCTTAACGACCGATCCGTTGAAATCGCCCAGACCCTCAAAGACATGGGCGTGGATGTGGCCATTCCCCTGTTTGAGGAAACCGTCGAGTGGGCGGGTGCGATCAACTCGGTCCTCATGGACAAGCCGCGTCTGTTCGGTCAGGCCATGTTGCTGCGCGACAAGGCCTTGATGAAGCGTCGTGCCCAGCTCGGCGGCATCCGGGTAGGCATCTTTGAGGAAGCCCACGACAAAGGCGACGTGATCCGCTTCCTTAAACGGGTAAATCAGACCCTGCTGAAGCTGGATGGCGACCCGAACGACCCGATTCACCTCAAGGCATTTGACAAGGCCGGTTGCCTCGGTCACAGGGTTATTCGTACGCCGGATGAGGTCGACACCATCCCCGAAGAAGAGTTTCCGGTGCTGATGGAATCCCACCTGGACGGATGGGAGTTTGCGGTAGAAGCCTGGATTCACAACGGCAAGATCGCTTTCCTGAACATCTCCGAGTACGTGACTCTGGGGTATTCCGTGTTTGTTCCGGCAACACCGGACCTTGAAAAGTATCGGGACCAGATCCGGGGCGAAATCGAAAAGCTGATCAAGACTTTCGACATTGAGTTTGGTTTCATCCACCCCGAGTATTTCGTGACCAGTGACAGGACCATGTACTTTGGTGAAGTGGCGTATCGCCCGCCGGGCTTCAAGGTGTTTGAGCTGCTTGAACGCGCGTATGGTTTCAACGCCTACCAGGGCATGATCATGACTTTTGATCCAAAGACCACTGAGGAAGAAGTGAAAGCGTTCTTCCCGAAAGAGGTTGTGGATGCCAAAGGCTATGCCGGCTGCTTCGGTGTTTACCCGCGTCGTCGGGTGGTCAGCAAGTTGGAAATCCCGGAAGAGACCGAGAATCACGAGTATTTCGAGTCTCACGAGCTGACACCGCCGCTGGAGGAGACTGTCACCAAGCGGACTGCATTCGGTACGCATTGGGGGCTGGTGTATTTCTTCGGTGAGGATCCATACGTTATGAGAGATCTCCTGAAACATCAGGAAGAACTCGATTTCTATGTATAA
- a CDS encoding metallophosphoesterase: MTARARTPENQDELLEYRLSLRLGPVHARQRLGIEQEADAMIFGRDHTSFHLENLATAPGFIRFCLKLVGLYGRAQNNSRQIHTVHNRFHLTDLPAAFEGFRILHLTDLHVDMDEANLQAVIRKIEPLEYDLCVLTGDYRKLTWGPIDEALSGMARLRDAIRGKTFAVLGNHDSIRMVPALEDMGYSLLMNEMAPIEHKGEHVYLSGVDDAHFYKAHNLHRAGDNIPAGGISILLSHTPEIWREAAHAGYDIFLCGHTHGGQICLPGGIPVTLDSDCPRNLGRGYWRVNGMHGYTSPGSGTSVINVRLNCPPEVTIHTLTRGPA, translated from the coding sequence ATGACGGCAAGGGCCCGAACACCTGAAAACCAGGATGAACTCCTGGAGTATCGCCTGAGCCTCCGGCTCGGTCCCGTTCATGCCCGCCAGCGCCTGGGCATAGAACAGGAAGCGGACGCCATGATTTTCGGCCGGGACCATACCTCTTTCCACCTGGAGAATCTGGCCACTGCTCCGGGTTTTATTCGCTTTTGCCTGAAGCTCGTCGGCCTTTATGGCCGGGCCCAGAACAACAGCCGGCAGATCCACACCGTCCACAACCGTTTCCACCTGACCGACTTGCCAGCCGCGTTTGAAGGGTTTCGCATCCTGCATCTCACCGATCTCCACGTGGACATGGATGAAGCAAACCTGCAGGCCGTCATCCGGAAAATTGAGCCACTGGAGTACGACCTGTGCGTTCTCACCGGTGATTACCGGAAACTGACCTGGGGCCCCATAGATGAGGCTCTGAGTGGCATGGCCCGGCTGCGGGACGCTATTCGCGGCAAAACCTTCGCGGTTCTGGGCAATCACGACAGCATCCGCATGGTGCCAGCGCTCGAAGACATGGGCTACTCACTTCTGATGAACGAAATGGCACCCATCGAGCACAAAGGAGAGCACGTTTACCTGTCAGGAGTGGACGACGCTCACTTTTACAAAGCCCATAATCTTCACAGGGCCGGGGACAACATTCCCGCCGGAGGTATCAGCATTCTGCTCAGCCACACCCCTGAAATATGGCGCGAAGCGGCCCACGCCGGCTACGACATTTTTCTCTGCGGCCATACCCACGGCGGGCAAATCTGCCTGCCCGGCGGCATTCCCGTTACGCTGGACTCGGACTGCCCGCGCAACCTTGGCCGGGGTTACTGGCGAGTCAATGGCATGCACGGCTATACCTCGCCGGGCTCGGGCACATCTGTGATTAATGTCAGGCTCAACTGCCCTCCAGAAGTCACCATACACACCCTGACCCGCGGACCGGCGTAA
- a CDS encoding calcium/sodium antiporter, whose amino-acid sequence MVMAIGAILAGLVLLVWSADKFVEGAAATAKHLGMPALLIGMVIIGFGTSAPELAVSAMAAADGNPGLALGNGYGSNITNIALIVGLTAVIAPIAVHSQVIRKELPLLVVLTLIAGAQLIDGELSRLDGWVLLAVFAAVMGWSIYQGMQGKSDGLASDADAEIIAHPMPLKTAVIWLVVGLILLVVSSRLLVWGAVSIAQSLGVSDLVIGLTIVAIGTSLPELASALAAVKKNEHDLILGNILGSGIFNTLAVVGLAAVIEPLAVDPEVLYRDWMLMLALTVGLLVMGFGLTGWKKVISRVDGAVLLLVYVTYTGYLLSTVVSASAA is encoded by the coding sequence ATGGTTATGGCAATTGGTGCCATCCTGGCCGGCCTTGTGCTGCTGGTCTGGAGTGCCGACAAGTTCGTGGAAGGCGCTGCGGCGACTGCCAAGCACCTGGGCATGCCCGCCCTGCTGATAGGCATGGTGATTATCGGCTTTGGCACCTCCGCTCCGGAGCTTGCGGTTTCCGCAATGGCTGCAGCCGACGGCAACCCGGGCCTGGCCCTGGGTAACGGTTACGGATCCAACATTACCAATATTGCCCTGATCGTCGGTCTCACGGCGGTGATCGCTCCTATTGCGGTGCACTCCCAGGTGATCCGAAAAGAACTGCCCTTGTTGGTGGTATTGACACTGATTGCCGGCGCGCAGCTAATCGACGGAGAACTGTCCCGGCTTGATGGCTGGGTGTTACTGGCCGTCTTCGCCGCGGTGATGGGCTGGTCTATTTACCAGGGCATGCAAGGCAAATCCGACGGCCTTGCAAGCGATGCGGATGCGGAAATCATTGCCCACCCCATGCCACTGAAAACCGCCGTCATATGGCTGGTGGTTGGCTTGATCCTGCTGGTTGTCAGCTCACGTCTTCTGGTCTGGGGCGCGGTTTCCATTGCTCAAAGCCTGGGCGTGAGTGACCTTGTTATCGGGCTGACTATTGTCGCTATTGGCACGTCACTGCCTGAGCTGGCTTCAGCCCTGGCGGCGGTCAAAAAGAACGAGCATGACCTGATCCTCGGCAACATTCTGGGCTCGGGAATCTTCAACACCCTGGCGGTGGTCGGGCTGGCCGCAGTAATCGAGCCATTGGCGGTGGATCCGGAGGTCCTGTACCGGGACTGGATGTTGATGCTGGCACTGACTGTCGGGCTTTTGGTGATGGGTTTTGGCCTCACAGGCTGGAAAAAAGTCATCAGCCGCGTCGATGGCGCCGTTCTGCTTCTGGTTTATGTGACCTACACCGGATACCTCCTGTCCACCGTGGTATCCGCTTCTGCAGCCTGA
- the mqo gene encoding malate dehydrogenase (quinone), translated as MAARQADVVLVGGGVMSATLGMMLRQLDPSLDIVMVERLDHVAHESTDGWNNAGTGHAGYCELNYTPETDDGDVAIDRALQINAQFEVSLQFWSYLVEQGMLPDPKTFINRTPHQSFVWGEKDVAFLKQRFERLSAHHLFREMEYTESPEELEQWMPLVVKHRDPMQPVAATRIRHGADVDFGSLTRSMVSYLESQPNFELMLSSPVHYIDQRDNGRWKVRVKNQKTGELTKLEAGFVFLGAGGGALPMLQKSGIEEARGYGGFPVSGQWLVCRKPEVVEQHHSKVYGKAPIGAPPMSVPHLDTRIINGEPALLFGPFAGFTTRFLKQGSVFDLLGSVKPTNLRPMLSVSKSNMDLTRYLIGEVFQSHSDRVAALRNFFPDAREEDWELKMAGQRVQIIKQIDGGGGKLEFGTEIVAAKDGTLAALLGASPGASTAANAMLTVLERCFPESFKTAEWQERMKKLVPSYGQSLVNDEQLLLKVRERTLSALKLA; from the coding sequence ATGGCCGCTAGACAGGCAGATGTAGTGCTGGTCGGCGGTGGCGTCATGAGCGCCACCCTCGGCATGATGCTCAGGCAGCTCGACCCGTCCCTGGACATCGTCATGGTGGAGCGTCTTGACCACGTTGCCCATGAAAGCACGGACGGATGGAATAATGCAGGCACCGGTCACGCCGGCTACTGTGAGCTGAATTACACCCCAGAAACCGACGATGGCGACGTTGCCATCGACCGGGCGCTCCAGATAAACGCCCAGTTCGAAGTTTCGCTTCAGTTCTGGTCGTATCTGGTCGAACAGGGCATGCTGCCGGACCCCAAGACATTCATTAACCGCACCCCGCACCAGAGCTTTGTCTGGGGCGAGAAGGATGTGGCGTTCCTGAAACAGAGGTTCGAGCGCTTGAGTGCCCACCATCTGTTCCGGGAAATGGAATACACGGAATCCCCGGAAGAGCTGGAGCAGTGGATGCCTCTCGTGGTCAAGCACCGGGATCCGATGCAACCTGTGGCTGCCACTCGCATCAGGCATGGTGCCGATGTCGATTTCGGCTCGCTGACCCGAAGCATGGTGAGCTACCTGGAAAGCCAGCCCAACTTTGAGTTGATGCTGAGCAGCCCGGTGCACTATATCGACCAGCGCGACAATGGTCGCTGGAAGGTGCGGGTGAAAAACCAGAAAACCGGAGAGCTGACCAAGCTTGAAGCCGGTTTTGTATTTCTTGGCGCTGGTGGCGGTGCCCTGCCGATGTTGCAGAAATCCGGCATTGAGGAGGCTCGGGGATACGGTGGCTTCCCGGTCAGTGGTCAATGGCTGGTGTGTCGCAAACCGGAAGTCGTCGAACAACATCACTCCAAGGTCTATGGTAAAGCCCCGATTGGCGCGCCTCCCATGTCGGTGCCACATCTGGATACCCGGATCATCAACGGCGAACCGGCCCTGCTGTTTGGCCCATTTGCCGGCTTTACCACCCGCTTCCTGAAACAGGGTTCGGTTTTTGATCTGCTTGGTTCCGTGAAGCCAACCAATCTGCGCCCGATGTTGTCGGTGAGCAAGAGCAACATGGACCTTACACGGTATCTGATTGGCGAAGTGTTCCAGTCCCATAGCGATCGTGTTGCCGCGCTGCGTAACTTTTTCCCGGATGCCCGCGAGGAAGACTGGGAGCTGAAGATGGCTGGCCAGCGGGTCCAGATTATCAAGCAGATTGACGGTGGTGGCGGCAAGCTGGAGTTCGGTACAGAGATTGTAGCGGCCAAAGACGGCACGCTGGCAGCCCTGCTGGGAGCATCGCCTGGCGCCTCCACTGCGGCTAATGCCATGCTTACCGTACTTGAGCGCTGTTTCCCTGAGAGTTTCAAGACCGCCGAATGGCAGGAACGGATGAAAAAACTGGTGCCCTCGTACGGTCAGTCGCTGGTAAATGATGAGCAGCTGCTGCTGAAAGTGCGAGAGCGGACCCTCTCGGCCCTTAAGTTGGCCTGA
- a CDS encoding sulfite oxidase — protein sequence MKQEATLQRGRNVPGLENPGRRSLLVGSAGAMAAVSLLGLTPLAKAEEPKTLPDYAAWKDRSALIVHSANTMETQRGAIGNGVLTPSDRLFVRNNLPAPPESIVADRDAWEVRIEGVKNPKTLTIGDLKKMGVTTVASVLQCSGNGRAFFPHGASGTQWSVGAAGCVMWTGVPLKDVVDTLGGPAEGTRYITSTGGEELPDGLDPKTVMVERSVPVRAMDHALLAWEMNDEPLPLTHGGPLRMVVPGYYGVNNVKYVKNVAFTEGQTTAKIQASGYRIRDIGKKGAPDQPSMWEMNVKSWVTAPLTNTASGRNMIYGVAFGGTVDLEKVDVSLDGGKTWKQARFLGPDLGPNAWRPFVMAADLSPGEYRVVSKATDVKGNSQPEGRTENERGYGHNGWNDHGVTITVG from the coding sequence ATGAAACAGGAAGCAACTCTCCAGCGGGGCCGGAACGTTCCCGGCCTGGAGAACCCCGGAAGACGAAGCCTTTTGGTTGGCAGTGCAGGCGCCATGGCAGCAGTCAGCCTGCTCGGGCTCACTCCTTTAGCGAAGGCAGAGGAACCCAAAACCTTGCCTGACTATGCGGCGTGGAAAGACCGCAGCGCGCTGATCGTCCATAGCGCCAACACCATGGAAACCCAGCGCGGCGCAATCGGTAACGGCGTTTTGACACCTAGTGACCGACTGTTTGTGCGTAACAACCTGCCTGCACCTCCCGAGTCCATCGTTGCTGACCGCGATGCCTGGGAAGTGCGCATTGAGGGCGTAAAAAACCCCAAAACCCTGACCATCGGAGATTTAAAGAAAATGGGCGTTACCACCGTCGCATCGGTACTGCAGTGCTCTGGCAACGGTCGCGCCTTTTTCCCCCACGGCGCCAGCGGCACGCAATGGTCCGTGGGTGCGGCCGGCTGTGTCATGTGGACCGGAGTACCGCTGAAAGATGTGGTTGACACGCTCGGCGGCCCTGCAGAAGGCACCAGGTACATAACCAGCACCGGTGGTGAAGAGCTGCCCGACGGGCTGGACCCGAAAACGGTTATGGTGGAACGGTCGGTGCCAGTTCGGGCCATGGATCACGCCCTGCTTGCCTGGGAAATGAATGACGAACCACTACCCCTGACCCACGGTGGACCACTGCGAATGGTAGTTCCCGGCTACTATGGCGTGAATAACGTGAAGTACGTTAAAAACGTCGCCTTTACCGAGGGCCAGACTACCGCGAAGATTCAAGCCTCAGGCTATCGCATTCGGGATATCGGCAAGAAGGGCGCACCAGACCAGCCGTCCATGTGGGAAATGAACGTGAAATCCTGGGTGACCGCACCGCTCACCAACACCGCAAGCGGCCGCAACATGATTTATGGTGTTGCCTTTGGCGGCACCGTTGATCTGGAAAAGGTCGATGTTTCGCTGGATGGCGGAAAAACCTGGAAACAGGCCCGTTTCCTCGGCCCAGACCTTGGCCCGAATGCCTGGCGCCCGTTTGTCATGGCTGCCGACCTGTCACCGGGTGAATACCGTGTTGTCAGCAAGGCCACTGATGTAAAGGGCAACTCTCAGCCCGAAGGTCGCACGGAAAACGAACGTGGTTATGGCCACAATGGCTGGAATGACCACGGCGTAACCATCACTGTCGGATGA
- a CDS encoding c-type cytochrome gives MKRREPIMFLVAGLLATSATAGDLAERGKQVFTQEAQPSCTICHTLSDAGASGEIGPNLDELAPSEDQVRNAVTSGVGIMPAFSESLSEEQINAVARYISSVTGGKP, from the coding sequence ATGAAAAGACGAGAACCGATAATGTTCCTGGTGGCCGGTTTGCTGGCGACCAGTGCCACGGCAGGCGATCTTGCAGAACGTGGAAAGCAGGTTTTTACTCAGGAAGCCCAACCGTCCTGCACTATCTGCCACACACTGTCAGATGCGGGCGCATCAGGTGAGATTGGCCCCAACCTGGACGAACTGGCACCGTCTGAGGATCAGGTCCGAAATGCAGTCACCAGTGGAGTAGGTATTATGCCGGCTTTCAGTGAATCGCTTTCGGAAGAGCAGATCAATGCCGTGGCGCGCTACATTTCCTCGGTAACCGGTGGCAAGCCATAA
- a CDS encoding CDP-archaeol synthase, which yields MLIYLELFVMLVLANGAPVVASRVLKGHWGEPVDGGRLWKDGRPILGASKTWRGLVSGSLSCALFSLITGLGFIFGFLFGLLGLLGDLISSFTKRRLGLQSSSRALVLDQVPEAALPMVMAVFWLGVGWGPSVLIVVFFTLSNIFFSPLLYRLGIRRQPH from the coding sequence TTGCTGATATACCTGGAGTTGTTCGTAATGCTGGTGCTGGCCAACGGTGCTCCGGTGGTCGCCTCGCGCGTGCTCAAAGGCCATTGGGGCGAGCCGGTTGATGGCGGTCGGCTATGGAAAGATGGCCGTCCGATACTGGGCGCCAGTAAAACATGGCGGGGACTGGTGTCTGGCTCGCTAAGCTGTGCCCTGTTTTCGCTGATCACCGGCCTGGGTTTCATTTTCGGGTTTTTGTTCGGGTTGCTGGGCTTGCTGGGTGACCTCATCAGCAGCTTCACCAAGCGCCGCCTCGGGCTTCAATCAAGCTCCAGGGCCCTGGTCCTGGATCAGGTTCCGGAGGCGGCTCTGCCCATGGTTATGGCGGTATTCTGGCTGGGTGTGGGGTGGGGACCTTCGGTTCTGATTGTTGTCTTCTTCACCCTGTCGAACATTTTTTTCTCCCCATTACTGTATCGCCTTGGCATCCGGCGTCAGCCTCATTAA
- a CDS encoding class II fumarate hydratase translates to MSEYRTEKDSLGEVRVPADALWGAQTQRAVENFPVSGQPVPKAFIAAVAHVKQAAAEANTSLGLLDNERRDAIVDACRTLINGEYVDQFPVDRYQTGSGTSTNMNANEVISAIARKHGAEVHPNDHVNMSQSSNDVIPTAIHVSSVIATKQQLIPALTHLRGVIYEREAIFSEQVKTGRTHLMDAMPVTLGQELRTWREQLVAVEKRVEAAVDELLAVPQGGTAVGTGVNAAPEFADQFIRFLKSNTGYPFSSLEHKFVGQSAVDGPVALSAQLRGVAIVLTKIANDLRWMNSGPIHGLAEISLPALQPGSSIMPGKVNPVIPESVAMVGAQVMGLDSAVAIAGQSGNFQLNVMLPLVGSNLIDMTDLLSNASNMLADKAIRDFTVNTETLDAGVGRNPVLVTALNPEIGYSLAADIAKEAYRTGRPVIDVAEERSGLSRKRLEELMDPLKLTRGGLA, encoded by the coding sequence ATGAGCGAATACAGAACGGAAAAAGACAGCCTTGGTGAGGTTCGCGTTCCTGCAGATGCGCTCTGGGGTGCCCAGACCCAGCGGGCCGTCGAAAATTTCCCGGTTAGCGGGCAGCCTGTGCCCAAAGCGTTCATTGCCGCAGTGGCTCATGTCAAACAGGCTGCAGCCGAGGCCAACACCAGTCTTGGATTGCTCGATAATGAGCGCCGGGACGCGATTGTCGATGCCTGTCGGACGTTGATTAACGGCGAATACGTTGATCAGTTTCCGGTAGACCGGTATCAGACCGGTTCCGGCACCAGTACCAATATGAACGCCAACGAAGTCATTTCGGCAATCGCCCGCAAGCACGGTGCCGAGGTGCACCCCAACGATCATGTCAACATGAGTCAAAGCTCCAATGATGTGATTCCCACAGCGATTCATGTCAGTTCGGTGATAGCCACCAAGCAACAATTGATTCCTGCGCTGACACACCTCCGAGGCGTTATCTACGAGCGTGAGGCCATTTTTTCGGAGCAGGTGAAGACCGGGCGAACCCATTTGATGGATGCCATGCCGGTGACATTGGGCCAGGAGCTCAGGACGTGGCGGGAGCAGTTGGTGGCGGTGGAAAAGCGGGTTGAAGCGGCGGTCGATGAACTGCTCGCCGTGCCTCAGGGTGGAACGGCGGTTGGCACCGGGGTGAATGCCGCACCGGAGTTCGCCGACCAGTTTATCCGGTTTCTTAAGTCGAACACCGGCTATCCGTTCTCCTCACTGGAGCACAAGTTTGTGGGCCAGAGCGCGGTGGACGGCCCGGTTGCGCTGTCTGCCCAACTCAGGGGTGTGGCGATCGTGCTTACGAAGATTGCCAACGATTTGCGCTGGATGAATAGTGGCCCTATCCATGGCCTTGCGGAAATAAGCCTGCCAGCGTTGCAGCCTGGTAGCAGTATCATGCCCGGTAAGGTCAACCCGGTTATTCCGGAATCTGTGGCCATGGTGGGTGCCCAGGTGATGGGCCTTGACAGTGCTGTGGCAATCGCCGGCCAGTCCGGCAATTTCCAGCTTAACGTTATGTTGCCTCTTGTTGGCAGTAACCTGATCGATATGACAGATCTGCTCAGTAACGCGTCGAACATGTTGGCTGACAAGGCAATCCGGGATTTCACGGTAAATACCGAGACCCTTGATGCCGGCGTTGGTCGCAATCCGGTGCTGGTTACTGCGCTGAATCCGGAGATTGGCTACAGCCTCGCGGCGGATATCGCCAAGGAAGCCTATCGCACCGGTCGGCCGGTGATTGACGTGGCGGAGGAGCGAAGTGGTCTCAGCCGGAAGCGGCTGGAAGAGCTGATGGACCCTCTGAAGCTGACTCGTGGTGGGCTCGCCTGA
- the nhaD gene encoding sodium:proton antiporter NhaD: protein MSSLEAVLITLAVLALLGVIFEEVTHVNKAKVTLFFGTLSWILLFLASGSEEETASISKGLSESIAEIAGLWLFLVAAMTFVAYLNKKGMIENLIYLIMPKQVNERKLLFLTGLFCFIFSSLADNITATLVSCSLILSLDLELKKRLQFITLVVFAVNSGGVSLITGDVTTLMIFLADKVEILTLLTLAVPASLTVFVLAIFLSRGLTGTVTLHSTKTEIRPVDAVISGLFLLTILCTIASNALFSVPPVLTFLFGLSIMFLVSRFMSDDNDLDPILEYIRVIEFETLLFFLGILLLVGMLKEIHALDSFVAIYDVMPPLYANYLMGIFSAVIDNVPLTAALLKAGIEMSPGEWMGLTYAVGVGGSLLIIGSAAGIVAMSKIEGLTFGRYMRYLAHLLAAYTLGYAGVYMLGRFIN, encoded by the coding sequence ATGTCTTCCCTTGAAGCTGTTCTGATTACTCTTGCTGTTCTGGCGCTCCTCGGCGTCATTTTTGAAGAGGTCACCCACGTCAACAAGGCCAAGGTAACCCTGTTCTTTGGCACGCTGAGCTGGATTCTTCTGTTTCTGGCCAGCGGCAGTGAAGAGGAAACCGCCTCGATTTCCAAAGGCCTTTCCGAAAGCATTGCTGAAATAGCGGGCCTGTGGCTGTTCCTTGTCGCGGCCATGACCTTCGTCGCTTACCTGAACAAAAAGGGAATGATCGAAAACCTCATCTATCTGATCATGCCGAAACAGGTAAACGAACGGAAACTGCTGTTCCTGACCGGTCTTTTCTGTTTTATTTTCTCCTCTTTGGCAGACAATATCACCGCTACGTTAGTCTCATGCTCCCTGATCCTCTCCCTTGATCTTGAGCTGAAAAAGCGTCTTCAGTTCATCACGCTGGTGGTTTTTGCGGTGAACTCAGGAGGTGTGTCACTGATTACCGGCGACGTCACCACGCTGATGATTTTCCTCGCCGACAAGGTGGAAATACTGACTTTGCTGACTCTGGCGGTACCTGCTTCACTGACCGTTTTCGTGCTCGCGATATTCCTCTCCAGGGGCCTGACAGGCACCGTCACCCTGCACTCCACAAAAACTGAAATCCGACCCGTAGATGCTGTGATCAGCGGGCTCTTTTTGTTAACAATCCTGTGTACCATTGCCAGCAACGCTCTGTTCAGTGTTCCACCGGTTCTGACCTTCCTTTTCGGGCTTTCCATCATGTTCCTGGTCTCCCGATTCATGAGCGATGACAATGACCTGGACCCGATTCTGGAATACATACGGGTCATCGAGTTTGAAACACTGCTGTTCTTCCTCGGCATACTCCTGCTGGTTGGCATGCTCAAAGAAATACATGCACTGGATTCCTTCGTAGCTATTTATGATGTAATGCCGCCCCTCTATGCAAACTACCTGATGGGCATTTTCTCGGCGGTCATTGATAACGTTCCATTAACCGCAGCCCTGCTCAAGGCCGGCATTGAGATGAGCCCTGGTGAGTGGATGGGGCTGACCTATGCCGTGGGCGTTGGCGGTTCACTGCTGATTATCGGCTCCGCTGCCGGCATTGTGGCCATGAGCAAGATTGAGGGGCTGACCTTCGGCCGCTATATGCGGTATCTTGCCCATCTTTTGGCGGCCTATACCCTGGGTTACGCTGGCGTCTACATGCTCGGGCGCTTCATCAACTGA